A part of Salmo salar chromosome ssa18, Ssal_v3.1, whole genome shotgun sequence genomic DNA contains:
- the LOC106576750 gene encoding E3 ubiquitin-protein ligase TRIM35 isoform X2 codes for MAATWTLEDDMSCPVCCDVFTDPVVLGCSHSFCRSCLDNYWNTQVIKKCPVCRLHSLTDAPPSNLALRNIVETFARERSHNTTKQEETRKGEKESQGRRESGGRSGLVRDGDERCSLHGKRLLLFCVEDQEALCAVCQTSRRHRSHQLCPVDEAAQELKEEVKASIIPLRRKLETFQKLKEDCMKTAEHIKSQVKQTERKIRDEFVELHHFLRLEEVVRLSALSEEVEMKTVIMTEKIEHLAKKMTSLTSNIREIEQNIEANDLQFLQAYKNNKARANCTLQDPEPVSGALIDVAQHLGNLRFKIWEKMQEKVQYTPVTLDPNTAAPWLSLSDDLTSVCVSGEKSHIPNNPERCDTCVCVLGADPFSSGSHCWEVEVAGKTRWDLGVLRESVRRKGVLSVNPVHGFWALSLRDGGQYSACTMPWTRLTLKRRPRRVRVCLDYDAGEVTFYDPTDMSLIYTFRDKFKEPLLPYLCPCVSDSGRNAEPLKICPAKVSLVHDVGDKVL; via the exons ATGGCTGCCACCTGGACCCTGGAGGATGACATGTCCTGCCCTGTGTGCTGCGATGTTTTCACTGACCCTGTGGTGCTGGGCTGCAGCCACAGCTTCTGCAGGAGCTGCCTGGACAACTACTGGAACACTCAGGTCATCAAAAAGTGCCCCGTCTGCCGCCTCCATTCCCTAACCGACGCTCCACCCAGTAACCTGGCTCTGAGGAACATCGTGGAGACCTTTGCGAGGGAGAGGAGCCACAATACCACCAAGCAGGAGGAGACgagaaagggggagaaggagagccaGGGAAGGAGGGAGTCAGGAGGGAGGAGTGGGTTGGTACGGGATGGGGATGAAAGGTGCAGTCTCCATGggaagaggttgttgttgttctgtgtgGAGGACCAGGAGGCTCTGTGTGCGGTGTGTCAGACCTCCAGGAGACACAGGAGCCATCAGCTCTGCCCTGTGGATGAGGCTGCTCAGGAACTCAAG GAGGAAGTGAAAGCATCTATCATCCCCCTGAGGAGGAAGTTGGAGACATTCCAAAAGTTGAAGGAGGATTGCATGAAAACAGCAGAACACATCAAG AGCCAGGTCAAGCAAACAGAAAGAAAGATAAGAGATGAGTTTGTGGAGCTGCATCACTTTCTGCGTCTGGAGGAAGTTGTCCGGCTGTCTGCCCTCTCTGAGGAGGTGGAGATGAAGACAGTTATAATGACAGAGAAGATTGAACACCTGGCCAAGAAgatgacctccctgaccagcaaCATCAGAGAGATAGAACAGAATATAGAGGCAAACGACCTTCAATTTCTCCAG GCTTACAAGAACAACAAAGCAAG GGCCAACTGTACATTGCAGGATCCAGAGCCTGTATCGGGGGCATTGATCGATGTGGCCCAACACCTGGGCAACCTAAGGTTCAAGATCTGGGAGAAGATGCAGGAGAAGGTGCAATACA CCCCAGTGACTCTGGACCCTAACACCGCGGccccctggctctctctctcagacGACCTGACCAGTGTGTGCGTCAGTGGAGAGAAGTCTCACATCCCCAACAACCCAGAGCGCTGTGACACGTGTGTTTGCGTGCTGGGGGCCGACCCCTTCAGTTCCGGCAGTCACTGTTGGGAG GTGGAGGTGGCGGGTAAGACCAGATGGGACCTGGGGGTCCTGAGAGAGAGTGTGCGTAGGAAAGGGGTCCTGAGTGTGAACCCTGTCCACGGGTTCTGGGCCCTGTCCCTGAGGGACGGCGGCCAGTACAGCGCCTGCACCATGCCCTGGACCCGTCTCACTCTGAAGAGGAGGCCCAGGAGGGTCAGAGTGTGTCTGGACTATGACGCGGGAGAGGTGACTTTCTATGACCCCACTGACATGTCACTCATCTATACATTCAGGGACAAGTTTAAAGAGCCATTGTTGCCCTACCTCTGTCCCTGTGTGAGTGACAGCGGCCGCAATGCTGAGCCACTAAAGATATGCCCTGCCAAAGTGTCATTGGTTCATGATGTTGGTGATAAAGTTTTGTAG
- the LOC106576750 gene encoding E3 ubiquitin-protein ligase TRIM35 isoform X1 translates to MAATWTLEDDMSCPVCCDVFTDPVVLGCSHSFCRSCLDNYWNTQVIKKCPVCRLHSLTDAPPSNLALRNIVETFARERSHNTTKQEETRKGEKESQGRRESGGRSGLVRDGDERCSLHGKRLLLFCVEDQEALCAVCQTSRRHRSHQLCPVDEAAQELKEEVKASIIPLRRKLETFQKLKEDCMKTAEHIKSQVKQTERKIRDEFVELHHFLRLEEVVRLSALSEEVEMKTVIMTEKIEHLAKKMTSLTSNIREIEQNIEANDLQFLQAYKNNKARANCTLQDPEPVSGALIDVAQHLGNLRFKIWEKMQEKVQYTPVTLDPNTAAPWLSLSDDLTSVCVSGEKSHIPNNPERCDTCVCVLGADPFSSGSHCWEVEVAGKTRWDLGVLRESVRRKGVLSVNPVHGFWALSLRDGGQYSACTMPWTRLTLKRRPRRVRVCLDYDAGEVTFYDPTDMSLIYTFRDKFKEPLLPYLCPCVSDSGRNAEPLKICPAKVSLVHDVGDCHVLTLVRGHFL, encoded by the exons ATGGCTGCCACCTGGACCCTGGAGGATGACATGTCCTGCCCTGTGTGCTGCGATGTTTTCACTGACCCTGTGGTGCTGGGCTGCAGCCACAGCTTCTGCAGGAGCTGCCTGGACAACTACTGGAACACTCAGGTCATCAAAAAGTGCCCCGTCTGCCGCCTCCATTCCCTAACCGACGCTCCACCCAGTAACCTGGCTCTGAGGAACATCGTGGAGACCTTTGCGAGGGAGAGGAGCCACAATACCACCAAGCAGGAGGAGACgagaaagggggagaaggagagccaGGGAAGGAGGGAGTCAGGAGGGAGGAGTGGGTTGGTACGGGATGGGGATGAAAGGTGCAGTCTCCATGggaagaggttgttgttgttctgtgtgGAGGACCAGGAGGCTCTGTGTGCGGTGTGTCAGACCTCCAGGAGACACAGGAGCCATCAGCTCTGCCCTGTGGATGAGGCTGCTCAGGAACTCAAG GAGGAAGTGAAAGCATCTATCATCCCCCTGAGGAGGAAGTTGGAGACATTCCAAAAGTTGAAGGAGGATTGCATGAAAACAGCAGAACACATCAAG AGCCAGGTCAAGCAAACAGAAAGAAAGATAAGAGATGAGTTTGTGGAGCTGCATCACTTTCTGCGTCTGGAGGAAGTTGTCCGGCTGTCTGCCCTCTCTGAGGAGGTGGAGATGAAGACAGTTATAATGACAGAGAAGATTGAACACCTGGCCAAGAAgatgacctccctgaccagcaaCATCAGAGAGATAGAACAGAATATAGAGGCAAACGACCTTCAATTTCTCCAG GCTTACAAGAACAACAAAGCAAG GGCCAACTGTACATTGCAGGATCCAGAGCCTGTATCGGGGGCATTGATCGATGTGGCCCAACACCTGGGCAACCTAAGGTTCAAGATCTGGGAGAAGATGCAGGAGAAGGTGCAATACA CCCCAGTGACTCTGGACCCTAACACCGCGGccccctggctctctctctcagacGACCTGACCAGTGTGTGCGTCAGTGGAGAGAAGTCTCACATCCCCAACAACCCAGAGCGCTGTGACACGTGTGTTTGCGTGCTGGGGGCCGACCCCTTCAGTTCCGGCAGTCACTGTTGGGAGGTGGAGGTGGCGGGTAAGACCAGATGGGACCTGGGGGTCCTGAGAGAGAGTGTGCGTAGGAAAGGGGTCCTGAGTGTGAACCCTGTCCACGGGTTCTGGGCCCTGTCCCTGAGGGACGGCGGCCAGTACAGCGCCTGCACCATGCCCTGGACCCGTCTCACTCTGAAGAGGAGGCCCAGGAGGGTCAGAGTGTGTCTGGACTATGACGCGGGAGAGGTGACTTTCTATGACCCCACTGACATGTCACTCATCTATACATTCAGGGACAAGTTTAAAGAGCCATTGCTGCCCTACCTCTGTCCCTGTGTGAGTGACAGCGGCCGCAATGCTGAGCCACTAAAGATATGCCCTGCCAAAGTGTCATTGGTTCATGATGTTggtgattgtcacgtcctgacccttgtaagaggtcattttctatag
- the LOC106576749 gene encoding uncharacterized protein → MRAYLVLLLLLPLCTADYTIECYGEDFLMLRNQLLQCSSKTKQACYTRKSGEKGCARLELCSRTGWKCCHQNRCNA, encoded by the exons ATGAGAGCCTACCTGGTCCTGCTTCTGCTGCTCCCTCTGTGCACAG CCGACTACACCATTGAGTGTTACGGTGAGGACTTCCTGATGCTGAGGAACCAGCTCCTACAGTGCTCAAGCAAAACAAAGCAGGCCTGCTACACCAGGA AGTCTGGGGAGAAGGGCTGTGCTAGGCTGGAGTTATGCTCTCGAACAGGCTGGAAGTGCTGCCATCAGAACCGCTGCAATGCCTAG